The following is a genomic window from Actinomycetota bacterium.
CGCTGCCCTGGAGGGCAGCGCCGCCCACATAACCAGCATTGCCGTAAAGGAGGACTTCCGAAGGAGGGGAGTCGGCACCGCCATCCTCTCAAGACTTTTTGAGCGATCCAAAGAGAGGGGCGCAACCTCTTTCACCTTGGAGCTCAGAAGGTCGAATGACGTCGCCTTC
Proteins encoded in this region:
- a CDS encoding GNAT family N-acetyltransferase — its product is AALEGSAAHITSIAVKEDFRRRGVGTAILSRLFERSKERGATSFTLELRRSNDVAFKFYSKLGFTPSFIIEGYYDEGGEDAIVMVAPLSRLNLKGRRIST